In a genomic window of Methanosarcina horonobensis HB-1 = JCM 15518:
- a CDS encoding dihydrolipoyl dehydrogenase family protein produces the protein MKKNYDVIIIGTGTAGRAVADKVACSGLKTAVIDMKEYGGISPPGGCDPKKMFTDLAEVTDWSNRLIGKGAGIQNPSKIDWPALIEFKREAVKECPGKTENHFVDMGIDTYHGRAYFENQNTVVVGKDKLSGKYVFLATGSKPRKLNIPGEEYVITSKEFMETEKLPERIIFIGSGYISLEFAHVARRAMSEVTILHRSERLLRHFDADMVNMLVKASEAAGIKILTNKPVAGVEKGAITVDKHMRTSNPRIYAGGDCASGGVQLVPVAALQGEVAASNILNENSVEVDYTGIPSAVHSIPVLASVGTSASNDSNKYKVIFRNRSSWHTTREAEMRFAASKVIIDEANDRIIGAYILGPNAGEAINIFAAVMRLGLKASDIKKLVFSYPTTCSDIQRML, from the coding sequence ATGAAAAAGAATTACGATGTTATAATCATTGGGACTGGAACTGCAGGCAGGGCCGTTGCGGATAAAGTTGCATGTTCCGGATTAAAAACAGCTGTTATTGATATGAAAGAGTACGGGGGTATCTCTCCTCCCGGAGGCTGTGATCCGAAAAAGATGTTTACAGATCTCGCCGAGGTCACGGACTGGAGTAATCGACTAATAGGTAAAGGTGCGGGAATACAAAATCCTTCTAAGATTGACTGGCCTGCTCTTATCGAGTTTAAAAGGGAAGCTGTGAAAGAGTGTCCCGGAAAAACTGAGAACCATTTTGTTGACATGGGTATTGACACGTACCACGGGAGAGCTTATTTCGAAAATCAAAACACGGTAGTTGTCGGGAAGGATAAATTAAGCGGGAAATATGTTTTTCTTGCTACAGGCTCAAAGCCGAGAAAACTCAACATTCCCGGGGAAGAGTATGTAATTACAAGTAAAGAGTTCATGGAAACCGAAAAGCTCCCTGAAAGAATTATTTTCATAGGAAGTGGTTACATCTCTCTGGAGTTTGCTCATGTTGCACGAAGAGCCATGTCTGAAGTTACAATTTTACATAGAAGTGAAAGACTTCTCCGGCACTTTGATGCTGATATGGTGAACATGCTTGTAAAAGCATCCGAAGCCGCAGGAATCAAGATACTTACAAATAAGCCAGTGGCTGGGGTCGAAAAAGGGGCTATCACAGTTGATAAACACATGAGAACCTCAAACCCCAGAATCTATGCAGGTGGAGATTGTGCATCAGGAGGTGTGCAACTCGTCCCTGTAGCAGCCCTTCAGGGAGAAGTTGCAGCATCTAACATTCTTAATGAGAATAGTGTCGAGGTGGATTATACAGGTATTCCAAGCGCAGTTCATTCAATACCTGTCCTGGCTTCAGTGGGAACCAGTGCCTCTAATGACAGCAACAAATACAAAGTAATATTCAGGAACAGAAGCAGCTGGCACACAACCAGGGAAGCAGAGATGAGGTTTGCAGCTTCAAAGGTAATTATTGACGAAGCAAACGATCGTATAATTGGAGCTTATATTCTTGGTCCGAATGCCGGAGAAGCTATCAATATTTTCGCTGCGGTAATGAGGCTTGGACTCAAGGCATCGGACATTAAGAAGCTGGTCTTTTCTTATCCTACTACATGTTCGGATATTCAACGTATGCTGTAA
- a CDS encoding site-specific integrase codes for MARNYLERRKEYLKEFFFDPETGEPTGKPESIYEKIYEYLNHRENIGKSEYTRTNDVMALTEFCKNINKPIDKLTKVDIYQLFDSLKKGKSKSTIQFHKIGIRLFLDFAGRTDLAELCKFERSKTDEKLPEDILTSDDVEKLINAASSLRDRALIAFMYESGARRGEFFEIQIKHVVFDKNGAVVTLPKGKTGARRIRLVWSSGYLRNWIDNHPLRENRDAYVWCSSRDYTKTLEYVTFQNSLKRFALKAGVQKRVNMHSFRHAAATRLANDLTEQQLKKYLGWSAGSDMAARYVHLSGKDIDQAILKVNGIEIEEEDKTELKTIRCPRCNEIQNDQEFCFKCGMPLHEKPYLDTDTELEKFKKRIEYEVKMNTEILPNQMEIKDLQYRIQEIEEIIQLGEPDRRIEHQDERIPLRKFEIQKYRERIQHLEGEIRRIEFEIEQTKDYYLQQINELKNS; via the coding sequence ATGGCAAGAAATTATCTTGAGAGAAGAAAAGAGTATCTGAAGGAGTTTTTCTTCGATCCAGAGACAGGAGAACCAACAGGAAAACCGGAATCAATATATGAAAAGATATACGAGTATCTCAATCATAGAGAAAATATAGGAAAATCAGAATATACCAGAACTAATGATGTAATGGCATTAACCGAATTTTGTAAGAACATAAATAAGCCAATAGATAAGCTAACAAAAGTCGATATCTATCAATTATTTGATTCCCTTAAAAAAGGAAAATCCAAATCAACAATTCAATTTCACAAAATAGGAATTAGACTTTTTTTAGATTTTGCTGGAAGAACTGATTTAGCTGAATTATGTAAGTTTGAAAGATCAAAAACAGATGAAAAGCTTCCTGAAGATATACTAACATCTGATGATGTTGAAAAGTTAATTAATGCAGCTTCCAGCCTTCGAGATAGAGCACTTATAGCATTCATGTATGAGAGTGGAGCTAGAAGAGGAGAATTCTTTGAAATTCAAATAAAGCATGTAGTTTTTGATAAAAATGGTGCAGTTGTTACACTTCCAAAAGGTAAAACAGGAGCAAGAAGAATAAGACTTGTTTGGTCTTCAGGATATCTCAGAAATTGGATTGATAATCATCCACTAAGAGAGAATAGAGATGCTTATGTGTGGTGCTCTTCCAGAGATTATACCAAAACATTAGAATATGTAACATTTCAAAATTCACTTAAAAGATTTGCATTGAAAGCCGGAGTTCAAAAGAGAGTAAATATGCATTCATTCCGTCATGCAGCAGCTACCAGACTAGCAAATGATCTTACAGAACAACAGTTAAAAAAGTATCTTGGTTGGAGTGCTGGAAGTGATATGGCTGCAAGGTATGTTCATCTTTCAGGAAAGGACATAGATCAAGCAATCCTAAAGGTTAATGGAATTGAGATAGAAGAAGAAGATAAGACAGAATTAAAAACTATCCGTTGTCCTAGATGCAATGAAATACAAAATGATCAAGAGTTTTGCTTCAAGTGTGGTATGCCTCTCCATGAAAAACCATATCTTGATACAGATACCGAATTAGAGAAATTTAAGAAACGAATAGAATATGAAGTGAAAATGAATACCGAAATTTTGCCAAATCAAATGGAAATTAAAGACTTACAATATAGGATACAAGAAATAGAAGAAATAATACAACTTGGTGAACCTGATAGAAGAATTGAGCATCAAGATGAACGGATTCCACTTCGAAAATTCGAAATACAAAAATATAGAGAAAGAATTCAACATTTGGAAGGAGAAATTAGAAGAATTGAATTTGAGATTGAACAAACGAAGGATTATTATTTACAGCAGATTAATGAATTGAAAAATAGTTAA
- a CDS encoding type II glyceraldehyde-3-phosphate dehydrogenase: MAKAKVAVNGYGTIGKRVADAVRAQDDMEVVGISKTKPNYEAAVAHQMGYDIYCPAENIGAFEKAGMPAAGSIEEMLEKSDLVVDCTPGGVGEKNKPMYEKIGLKAIWQGGESHPIAGFSFNAASNYEEAVGRDLTRVVSCNTTGLCRVITPIDRKLGIKKVRAAITRRAVDPNDIKKGPVNAIVLHPVKIPSHHGPDVQSVLSHINITTTALVVPTTLMHLHTVNMDVNTDCTAEDVKEIFSSQSRIRFIGDGITSTAEIIEVARDIGRPRNDMWENCVWTESITVTEKEIYFFMAIHQESITIPENVDAIRAMMELESDGMKSIEKTNKSLGM; this comes from the coding sequence ATGGCTAAAGCAAAGGTTGCAGTAAATGGTTATGGAACCATAGGAAAAAGAGTTGCAGATGCCGTTAGGGCTCAGGACGATATGGAAGTTGTCGGAATTTCCAAGACGAAGCCTAATTATGAGGCTGCAGTAGCACACCAGATGGGGTATGATATATATTGCCCTGCTGAAAATATCGGAGCTTTTGAGAAGGCAGGAATGCCGGCAGCCGGATCTATTGAAGAAATGTTGGAAAAATCAGATCTGGTTGTGGACTGCACTCCTGGGGGAGTTGGAGAGAAAAATAAACCAATGTACGAGAAAATCGGACTAAAGGCAATCTGGCAGGGGGGCGAGAGCCATCCGATTGCTGGTTTCTCTTTTAATGCAGCGAGTAACTACGAAGAGGCTGTGGGCCGTGACCTGACAAGAGTTGTCTCCTGCAACACTACAGGGCTTTGCAGGGTTATCACACCGATAGACAGGAAACTTGGGATAAAAAAGGTAAGGGCAGCTATTACAAGAAGGGCCGTCGATCCCAATGATATAAAGAAGGGGCCAGTTAACGCAATAGTGCTTCATCCGGTGAAAATTCCGTCCCACCATGGACCTGATGTACAGAGTGTGCTTTCACACATCAATATCACCACTACAGCCCTGGTAGTCCCGACAACTCTTATGCACCTGCACACCGTAAATATGGATGTTAACACTGACTGTACTGCAGAAGACGTCAAAGAAATTTTTTCATCCCAGTCCAGAATACGTTTCATAGGAGACGGGATTACTTCAACAGCGGAAATTATTGAAGTTGCCAGGGATATAGGGCGCCCAAGAAACGACATGTGGGAGAATTGTGTTTGGACTGAATCCATTACAGTAACTGAGAAGGAGATTTACTTTTTCATGGCCATTCATCAGGAGTCTATTACAATTCCTGAAAATGTGGATGCAATCAGAGCGATGATGGAACTTGAGAGCGACGGCATGAAGTCGATTGAGAAAACGAATAAGTCCCTGGGAATGTAA
- a CDS encoding ATP-binding protein: MAIDIDKKIKLNKEFYGEKTAIIAQSGGGKSYTARVIIEEGLASGHTFVIFDPQEAYMNLPQMEYIQAQNVKSVAGLGKIIAQTHRNTVILLKSLTIEKQQGFVNDFLKSYKKNVSKGIQTLVIDEFHKFAPESEKTACKSEVRGLFQESRSDGIGIFLISQRPQRVDKTCLSQCTNYFIGRLTSQRDQQAVNNYIDRTKMTKELRDFESGEFYIDGIKRDPEIVKIREAKTVHSGNSPKNILTENKVDFYKNTKKLIRGKNMENPIKEVEKVLPDTKSFSHLAGIGIDFALGSAVSGIAGNFVGSKVAIPVAFVSGRTVGSLATTLAMYAGYKVSPYGKDVLMYGTAGSAAYTVGSVAFDILKLTNVNMSALDFIIQTATGAQKQ; the protein is encoded by the coding sequence ATGGCAATAGATATAGATAAAAAAATAAAACTAAATAAAGAATTTTATGGGGAAAAGACAGCCATAATTGCCCAATCTGGCGGTGGAAAATCGTATACAGCCAGAGTAATAATTGAGGAAGGTCTAGCTTCCGGTCATACTTTTGTAATTTTTGATCCACAGGAAGCCTATATGAATCTTCCACAAATGGAATATATTCAAGCTCAAAACGTCAAATCTGTTGCCGGTCTTGGGAAAATTATAGCACAAACTCACAGAAATACAGTCATACTTCTTAAATCTCTTACTATCGAAAAACAGCAGGGATTTGTCAATGATTTTTTAAAATCTTATAAGAAAAACGTATCAAAAGGAATTCAAACACTTGTCATTGATGAATTTCATAAGTTTGCTCCCGAAAGTGAAAAAACAGCTTGTAAAAGTGAAGTAAGAGGATTATTTCAGGAAAGTAGAAGTGATGGAATAGGTATTTTTCTAATCAGTCAAAGACCTCAGAGAGTTGACAAAACATGTCTTTCTCAGTGTACCAATTATTTTATTGGTCGTCTAACTTCTCAGAGAGATCAACAAGCCGTAAATAACTATATAGATAGAACCAAAATGACAAAGGAACTTAGAGATTTTGAAAGTGGTGAATTCTATATAGACGGAATTAAAAGAGATCCTGAAATAGTGAAAATTAGAGAAGCAAAAACAGTACATTCTGGAAATTCTCCAAAAAATATATTAACTGAAAATAAAGTTGATTTTTATAAAAATACTAAAAAATTAATTCGAGGAAAAAATATGGAAAATCCAATAAAAGAAGTTGAAAAAGTCCTACCGGACACAAAATCTTTCTCACACCTTGCAGGTATCGGTATTGACTTTGCTCTTGGTTCTGCTGTTTCTGGTATTGCCGGAAACTTTGTAGGTTCTAAGGTTGCAATTCCGGTTGCTTTCGTTAGCGGTAGAACCGTAGGTTCTCTTGCTACTACTCTTGCAATGTATGCCGGATACAAAGTCAGCCCATACGGAAAAGATGTTCTGATGTATGGTACTGCTGGAAGTGCCGCCTACACCGTAGGTTCTGTTGCTTTCGATATTCTGAAATTAACAAACGTAAACATGAGTGCTCTTGATTTCATAATTCAGACTGCTACAGGAGCACAAAAGCAGTAA
- a CDS encoding site-specific integrase, with the protein MNELKYPKSNYQKDPENLHLYVNNVRILTVEEYQKLRSAIPKDEFKTKLDILLITGMRYTEYLRLYDHKEWYLEKRNILFLSAEAQKKVKRKQKERTINNLPSMFNYLLKDFWQARKPPLESTWNKDLQRWCIAAGISPYGVSAKTTRKTLESWMISAGVQESTVCLRQGHDSLTSMRHYQGLAFSDDEIRDIKKQLTAWGILK; encoded by the coding sequence ATGAACGAATTAAAATATCCAAAGTCAAATTATCAAAAAGATCCTGAAAATTTACATCTTTACGTTAATAATGTTCGAATTCTTACAGTAGAAGAATATCAAAAATTAAGATCAGCCATTCCAAAGGACGAGTTTAAAACAAAACTTGACATTCTTCTCATAACAGGAATGAGGTATACCGAATATCTTAGATTGTACGATCACAAAGAATGGTATCTTGAAAAGAGAAACATTTTATTTTTGTCGGCAGAAGCCCAAAAGAAGGTCAAAAGGAAACAAAAAGAAAGAACGATAAATAATCTTCCATCAATGTTTAATTATCTTCTAAAGGACTTCTGGCAAGCCCGTAAGCCGCCATTAGAATCCACTTGGAATAAAGACCTTCAGAGATGGTGTATTGCAGCAGGAATAAGCCCGTATGGAGTCTCAGCCAAAACAACTAGAAAGACTTTAGAAAGTTGGATGATTTCAGCAGGTGTTCAGGAATCTACAGTGTGCCTTCGTCAAGGTCATGATAGTCTTACGAGTATGCGTCATTATCAAGGTCTTGCTTTTTCAGATGATGAAATAAGAGACATTAAAAAACAGTTGACAGCATGGGGAATTCTTAAATGA
- a CDS encoding glycoside hydrolase family 130 protein, with amino-acid sequence MTWRNHGELFVRCKKNPILTVEDWPYQANSVFNPAAAIVDGKTLLMVRVEDHRGFSHLTVARSKNGIDSWEIDPKPTFISDPTNYPEEIYGVEDPRITYIDEIKKWAVTYTAFSDSGPLTALAFTEDFHNFDRIGATLPPENKDSAVFPVRFNGRWAMLHRPVSCMHGAKTNIWISFSPDMKHWGSHEVLLYAREGGWWDANKIGLSPHPIQISDGWLIMYYGVRRTTSKVSYRLGLALLDLEDPRKVLHRSVGWIFGPREMYERAGDFNDIVYPCGWVVVEDELRIYYGSADISVSMASAKMSDVLQYIRECPETQSPDIALNNIQC; translated from the coding sequence ATGACATGGAGAAACCATGGAGAACTGTTTGTACGTTGTAAGAAAAATCCTATACTTACCGTTGAAGATTGGCCTTACCAGGCTAATTCGGTTTTTAACCCTGCAGCAGCCATAGTTGATGGTAAAACTCTATTAATGGTGCGTGTCGAAGACCACAGGGGCTTTTCTCACCTTACAGTAGCCAGAAGTAAGAACGGAATTGATAGTTGGGAAATTGATCCTAAACCAACTTTTATCTCAGATCCCACAAACTATCCTGAAGAAATATATGGTGTTGAAGATCCGCGTATAACCTACATCGATGAGATAAAAAAATGGGCTGTGACATATACTGCCTTTTCTGATTCAGGTCCCTTAACAGCTCTTGCTTTTACTGAGGACTTTCATAATTTTGATCGAATAGGAGCTACTCTGCCACCTGAAAATAAAGACTCTGCTGTTTTCCCGGTACGATTTAACGGCAGATGGGCAATGCTACATAGGCCTGTATCTTGCATGCATGGTGCGAAGACAAATATATGGATATCTTTTTCACCTGATATGAAACACTGGGGAAGTCACGAGGTTCTTCTTTACGCTAGGGAAGGAGGATGGTGGGATGCCAACAAGATCGGTTTATCTCCGCATCCAATCCAAATATCTGACGGATGGCTAATTATGTACTATGGAGTGCGCAGGACAACATCTAAAGTGAGTTATCGGCTAGGGCTTGCCCTTCTTGACCTTGAAGATCCCAGAAAAGTGCTCCACAGGTCAGTAGGATGGATTTTCGGGCCTCGTGAAATGTATGAACGGGCCGGAGACTTTAATGATATTGTTTATCCATGCGGATGGGTTGTGGTGGAGGATGAACTCCGCATTTATTACGGAAGTGCAGATATATCTGTATCGATGGCCAGCGCAAAAATGAGCGACGTGCTGCAGTATATCCGTGAATGTCCTGAAACACAGAGTCCAGACATCGCCCTCAATAATATCCAATGCTGA
- a CDS encoding phosphoglycerate kinase: protein MSQKTTEKDYLTMDDVVLDNKRVLVRVDFNSPMDANGNIMDNRKIKSHLPTLRSLENSIVVLMSHQGRPGDKDYTTLEVHAKLATELLGREVTYEDDIFSACARNAIKSLEQGDILLLENTRFYAEENMNRAPEEQAKTQMVQKLYPLFDLFINDAFSVSHRSQCSVVGFTKVLPSVAGILMDREITGLDKGLKCHEHPAVFVLGGTKAKDIVKVISDILKRGDADKILTTGVVATVFMMAMGVDAGEVNRKFIEDHKFLDQVSIASKLLKEYPDKIIVPEDVALNNGGKREEAKVGEIKGDLPIADIGQETIADYSNVLKEARLSVFHGPAGIFELDNFRLGTEELLKAAAQSDYSIAGGGHTLAVIDQLGLESKFSHLSMGGGASITYLSGEPMPGIAALKSYASRSFKG, encoded by the coding sequence ATGTCTCAGAAAACTACTGAAAAGGATTATCTGACGATGGATGATGTTGTACTGGATAACAAAAGAGTACTTGTAAGGGTTGACTTTAATTCGCCCATGGATGCTAACGGAAACATCATGGACAACAGAAAAATTAAGAGTCATTTGCCTACTTTGCGGTCCCTGGAGAACTCAATAGTAGTCTTGATGTCTCATCAGGGCAGACCCGGAGATAAGGACTATACCACCCTGGAAGTCCATGCAAAACTGGCGACTGAGCTTCTGGGTCGGGAAGTAACCTACGAAGATGATATATTCAGCGCTTGCGCAAGAAATGCTATAAAATCCCTTGAGCAGGGTGATATCTTGCTCCTGGAGAACACGCGTTTCTATGCCGAAGAGAATATGAACCGAGCTCCTGAAGAGCAGGCCAAAACCCAGATGGTTCAGAAGCTGTATCCTTTATTTGATTTATTTATAAATGATGCTTTTTCAGTCTCTCACAGGTCTCAGTGCTCTGTGGTAGGGTTTACAAAGGTTTTGCCCAGTGTCGCCGGCATCCTCATGGACAGGGAAATTACAGGTCTGGACAAAGGTTTGAAATGTCATGAACATCCGGCAGTCTTTGTGCTGGGAGGAACGAAAGCCAAAGACATCGTTAAGGTTATTTCTGATATTCTCAAGCGGGGTGACGCTGATAAAATCCTTACTACCGGGGTTGTAGCTACAGTATTTATGATGGCTATGGGCGTCGATGCAGGCGAAGTCAACAGGAAATTCATCGAGGACCATAAATTTCTGGACCAGGTTTCTATTGCTTCCAAACTGCTTAAGGAATACCCGGATAAGATCATAGTGCCTGAGGATGTAGCGCTAAACAATGGTGGAAAGCGTGAAGAAGCCAAAGTGGGTGAGATAAAAGGCGATCTTCCGATAGCTGATATTGGCCAGGAGACCATTGCAGATTACTCCAATGTTCTTAAAGAAGCCAGATTAAGCGTTTTTCATGGCCCGGCTGGTATTTTCGAGCTGGATAATTTCAGGTTGGGCACGGAAGAACTTCTTAAGGCTGCAGCTCAATCAGACTACTCTATCGCAGGAGGAGGGCATACCTTAGCCGTCATTGACCAGCTCGGCCTTGAATCAAAGTTTTCCCATTTAAGCATGGGTGGAGGTGCGAGCATAACCTATCTCTCAGGTGAGCCTATGCCGGGAATAGCGGCTTTAAAAAGTTATGCATCCAGGTCTTTTAAAGGTTAA